A single Acidaminococcus sp. DNA region contains:
- a CDS encoding autotransporter outer membrane beta-barrel domain-containing protein — MMREGLRRKVLLALSMTVGVMGTAMPVDAEYLQIPESGTLTQAGDISYVGSGFSGFAISFKNNDQPYTYTIKSTGGSVTADGSVGGIFVNNNQTLTVEAAKNITVSELVDSSGMIVLGGNVNLEAGEGITINGNFSGVRVSGLDSDPTTAPDVTTPGASVTMKTDGDNVISIGATGMQGDAVGTYSGVNLAMTAGGSNRITAVPSYIPESSDLNYSLATYDPINGISLGGSQSSIMPSFGTVALTAGQDNVVKGSSNGLIASGYASLEFDEGDTLPTVDFLHSDITMDAGGDNQLIGDYDTGLDIYAGTTATLTAGGTNIIQGPQFGAHVDYFADLTVNGDSDISSEQIALWTAGKADTILDGQDGTISITAASSDTNSDSTATSTPIAVAAMTGGYTTLQNGTLKINGATALAAAHTYYQGCSIDEFPEFTPYSNGITVASVSVVQPSLYAVDVSSAYTKDKENRASVITALYGKDSEINGDIYAYDHGTITIAPEDDGKIDINGDVFASGDDYLAGGDTLTYAYNLNNPEDDNITTESKVDITLDNASILVGMADTGTLMRRELLLAGNPDSDSMTDEDWENSLPEAGILNLTLNNGSEWTMTDSSSVTTLSGSGGYVTYENGGNSLEIENLSGNLTFSMDLDAEDGSQSDMLYVVNGGGTQTLNVKNLQSLDSQMEVGDVVRFATIKNSQNEFVDGSTVAVVTSGIYNNSYNILYRDYESDPLNTEAYNNDRNGGAAYTEDSSKPGTEIVESLYGGEGAKNVYLIKNQTVNDGAKTPSRVRDLVWRYMSDLDTFTKRSGQSQYFTDEGDRGGWIRLGYHNLGVDGVGELEGNTYELGWTTIARQNDERKHRFSASVAYGKPDGYFEDWGGDLTVRDFSVNLYDTHEYYPSAESLVNKPEWKKESHAYWDNYLKYHHVKTEYSAIDRMTGTMYDGDYDQDIWSLSTEYGHKLMMNKDWFWVPQAQLQLSYIGGYDYKDSQGLSVSGDHDWSLIGRLGFDIVKKMDPKLDSKLYFKAGLLHEFMDGNDVTVSAQGDRYFNEGDQSGTWGVFGLGYSAKIGEQQYFYADFERYVGNDFERTYNIRAGVNWKF; from the coding sequence ATGATGAGGGAAGGATTGAGAAGGAAAGTATTGTTGGCGCTAAGTATGACTGTAGGGGTCATGGGAACGGCGATGCCGGTGGATGCAGAATATTTGCAGATTCCTGAGAGTGGTACATTAACCCAGGCGGGAGATATTTCTTATGTCGGCTCTGGGTTTAGTGGTTTTGCTATATCTTTTAAAAATAATGACCAGCCCTATACATATACCATTAAAAGTACTGGAGGCAGTGTAACTGCCGATGGGTCTGTCGGCGGTATTTTCGTAAATAACAACCAAACATTAACGGTGGAAGCAGCTAAAAATATAACTGTTTCAGAACTTGTTGATTCTTCAGGTATGATAGTTCTTGGCGGAAATGTCAATTTAGAAGCTGGAGAAGGTATCACTATAAACGGGAATTTCTCTGGGGTGCGTGTTAGCGGGCTAGATTCTGATCCCACAACTGCTCCGGATGTAACTACACCGGGGGCTTCCGTTACTATGAAAACGGACGGGGATAATGTCATTTCGATTGGTGCTACGGGTATGCAAGGCGACGCTGTAGGAACGTATTCAGGCGTTAATCTGGCGATGACTGCCGGAGGAAGCAATCGAATTACAGCAGTGCCATCCTATATCCCAGAGTCATCAGATCTCAACTATTCCTTGGCTACATATGATCCTATTAACGGCATATCTCTCGGAGGCAGTCAAAGCAGTATTATGCCCTCTTTTGGAACTGTTGCACTGACGGCAGGGCAAGACAATGTGGTAAAAGGCAGCAGTAATGGCCTGATTGCTTCCGGGTATGCCAGTCTTGAATTCGATGAGGGTGATACCCTGCCGACGGTAGATTTTCTGCATAGTGACATCACTATGGATGCAGGCGGTGACAACCAGCTTATCGGTGACTATGATACCGGGCTTGACATTTATGCCGGTACCACCGCCACATTGACTGCCGGCGGTACCAATATAATCCAGGGACCTCAGTTTGGCGCCCACGTGGATTATTTTGCTGATCTTACTGTCAATGGCGATAGTGATATCTCGTCAGAGCAAATAGCACTCTGGACCGCTGGCAAGGCAGATACGATCCTGGATGGTCAGGACGGAACGATATCCATTACGGCGGCTTCTTCCGATACGAACAGCGATAGTACTGCAACATCGACTCCCATTGCCGTTGCGGCTATGACAGGTGGTTATACGACACTGCAAAACGGGACTTTAAAAATCAACGGTGCGACGGCTTTGGCGGCAGCGCATACGTATTATCAAGGGTGTTCTATAGACGAATTTCCTGAGTTTACTCCATATAGCAATGGAATTACTGTCGCATCTGTAAGTGTCGTGCAGCCGTCTCTTTATGCTGTTGATGTGTCGTCTGCTTATACTAAGGACAAAGAAAATCGTGCGTCCGTCATTACGGCCCTGTATGGCAAAGACAGTGAAATTAATGGCGATATCTACGCCTACGACCACGGTACGATTACGATTGCTCCGGAAGATGATGGGAAAATCGATATCAATGGGGATGTCTTTGCTTCCGGCGATGATTATCTTGCAGGCGGTGACACGCTGACGTATGCATACAACCTGAACAATCCGGAAGATGACAATATCACCACTGAAAGTAAGGTTGATATAACTCTCGATAATGCATCGATACTTGTTGGAATGGCTGATACGGGAACCCTGATGAGAAGGGAACTCTTGTTGGCAGGAAATCCGGATTCTGATTCTATGACTGATGAAGACTGGGAAAATAGTTTACCTGAGGCAGGTATCCTTAACCTCACCCTTAATAACGGCAGTGAATGGACCATGACTGATTCGTCATCCGTCACGACGTTATCCGGTTCGGGAGGATATGTCACCTATGAAAATGGCGGCAATTCTCTGGAAATCGAAAACTTGTCCGGTAATTTGACTTTTAGTATGGACCTTGATGCTGAAGACGGCAGTCAGAGTGATATGCTGTATGTCGTGAACGGCGGCGGGACGCAGACACTGAATGTAAAAAATCTTCAGTCGCTCGATAGCCAGATGGAAGTAGGAGATGTGGTCCGTTTTGCTACTATTAAGAATTCCCAGAATGAATTTGTGGATGGCAGCACGGTGGCGGTCGTTACTTCCGGAATCTATAACAATAGTTATAATATACTTTATCGTGATTATGAATCCGATCCGCTCAATACGGAAGCATACAATAATGACCGGAACGGCGGCGCTGCTTACACAGAGGACAGCAGCAAACCGGGCACGGAAATCGTGGAATCTCTCTACGGTGGTGAAGGCGCCAAGAACGTATACCTCATCAAGAACCAGACTGTAAACGATGGGGCTAAGACGCCCTCAAGGGTCAGAGATCTTGTCTGGCGTTATATGAGTGATCTTGATACGTTTACCAAGCGCAGCGGACAAAGTCAGTACTTTACGGATGAAGGAGACCGCGGCGGCTGGATCCGCCTTGGATATCACAATCTGGGCGTGGATGGCGTAGGCGAACTGGAAGGCAATACCTATGAATTAGGCTGGACCACGATTGCCCGTCAGAATGACGAACGGAAACATCGTTTCAGTGCTTCTGTGGCCTATGGGAAGCCGGATGGCTATTTTGAAGACTGGGGCGGCGACCTGACAGTACGCGACTTCTCCGTGAACCTGTACGATACTCATGAGTACTATCCTTCGGCTGAAAGTCTCGTCAATAAACCGGAATGGAAAAAGGAATCCCATGCTTACTGGGACAATTATCTGAAGTATCATCATGTAAAAACGGAATACAGTGCCATCGATCGTATGACAGGTACGATGTATGACGGCGACTATGACCAGGATATCTGGAGTCTTTCGACGGAATATGGTCATAAACTGATGATGAACAAGGATTGGTTCTGGGTGCCTCAGGCTCAGCTGCAGCTATCCTATATTGGTGGCTATGACTATAAGGATTCTCAGGGACTGAGCGTATCCGGCGACCATGACTGGAGCCTGATTGGTAGACTCGGATTTGATATCGTGAAGAAGATGGATCCGAAACTGGATAGTAAATTGTATTTCAAAGCCGGATTGCTCCATGAGTTTATGGACGGTAACGATGTAACCGTATCTGCACAAGGTGACCGTTATTTTAATGAAGGCGACCAGAGCGGAACCTGGGGTGTTTTCGGACTTGGTTATTCTGCAAAAATCGGTGAACAACAGTATTTCTATGCCGACTTTGAACGTTATGTAGGCAATGATTTCGAACGCACGTATAATATCCGTGCCGGTGTAAACTGGAAGTTCTAA
- a CDS encoding M48 family metallopeptidase, with protein sequence MKMNLARKKLVSTVMAGILGIGISFTTMPVPEAHADFIGAILAGVQGAAAYAQVDKALDHYNNTEEGRQELLKTYKEKLGVNYDGNLNGQLSTMMDNLTGAIGSVDNTIYQKPYLYFINNDTSFNAFCSMGHVMSVNTGMYSMTTNPDEIAVVLLHEMGHGQKDHVVSAARKKMRLAVAAGVISGAAGSSLTDYLLNILVNQIDSVQITKSDEWEADNLSLTYLLHSDYNPGASAAMWQRVMDRTKSSNSSAIREVFSPSDHPTNKQRRDNYAKRLSDLTGGDVKDDDGVIKIGGKEFVTPAASGDMSAKERSYFVMGNLVRAYRNHQNQQPATSDGSTVYLGNQAIMTSVNGDPDANTLAQRLNSLKSSKSFTVPDREVELEADAKPKK encoded by the coding sequence ATGAAGATGAATCTTGCAAGGAAGAAATTAGTTTCTACCGTTATGGCAGGAATACTTGGTATTGGGATTTCCTTTACGACTATGCCGGTCCCGGAGGCCCATGCCGATTTTATAGGTGCCATTCTTGCCGGTGTGCAGGGAGCGGCCGCCTACGCTCAGGTCGATAAGGCGCTGGACCACTACAATAATACCGAAGAAGGCCGCCAGGAACTCCTGAAAACCTACAAGGAAAAACTCGGTGTCAATTATGACGGAAACCTCAACGGACAGCTTTCGACAATGATGGATAACCTTACCGGTGCTATCGGATCTGTAGATAATACCATCTATCAGAAACCGTATCTTTATTTCATCAACAACGATACAAGTTTTAACGCTTTCTGCAGTATGGGACATGTCATGAGTGTCAATACGGGTATGTATTCCATGACGACCAATCCCGATGAAATTGCGGTTGTACTACTCCACGAAATGGGGCACGGCCAGAAAGATCACGTCGTCTCGGCAGCCCGCAAGAAGATGCGTCTTGCCGTTGCAGCGGGTGTCATCAGCGGCGCAGCAGGCAGCAGTTTGACGGATTATCTGCTGAACATCCTCGTTAACCAAATCGATAGTGTCCAGATTACAAAATCCGATGAATGGGAAGCGGACAACCTGTCTCTCACCTATCTGCTCCACTCTGATTATAACCCTGGTGCGTCGGCCGCTATGTGGCAGCGCGTCATGGATCGTACCAAGAGCTCAAACAGCAGCGCCATCCGCGAAGTCTTCTCTCCTTCCGACCACCCGACCAATAAACAGCGCCGCGATAACTACGCCAAACGCTTGTCCGACCTGACCGGCGGTGATGTCAAGGATGACGACGGCGTGATTAAAATCGGCGGTAAAGAGTTTGTTACGCCGGCAGCAAGCGGCGATATGTCGGCTAAAGAACGCTCCTATTTCGTAATGGGCAACCTCGTAAGAGCTTATCGGAATCACCAGAACCAGCAGCCTGCAACTTCTGACGGTTCTACGGTTTACCTCGGGAACCAGGCTATTATGACGAGCGTCAACGGTGACCCCGATGCGAATACACTGGCTCAGAGACTCAACTCCTTAAAGAGCAGCAAGTCTTTCACCGTCCCTGATAGAGAAGTAGAACTTGAAGCAGACGCTAAGCCGAAGAAATGA
- a CDS encoding AbrB family transcriptional regulator, producing MQKRLLVFITAALIGYVLRQLGIPIPYMLGGIISAFSFKTFRDNSLSWPVKLRNAMLGVAGYGIGSNCTFETFVKLSQETIGIFGACLSTLFVSVLVAIYMHRHTFANLLSSIMGCMPGGMTQMTLLMEEYRDADENVVVVSQCLRLFVVEVSVPFLAINLFGGTITKAASMGLAATAVSDFMKVFHTGWLVMIPLAVAGQFIAKKIHMPTGNLLGPILLTAIFATFFGHTPPVPPPVMAFAQLNIGLYIGMMLGREKLLRTRVLIPNVLIGSVLMVATSAAVAVIISRLYHFSSITAFLAVAPGGITEMCLAGLEMNQNVAIILTYQLIRVLMLNFAVPFAIRHYFGKEATG from the coding sequence ATGCAAAAACGTTTGCTCGTGTTCATTACTGCGGCGCTCATCGGCTATGTGCTGCGGCAACTGGGAATCCCCATCCCGTACATGCTGGGCGGGATTATTTCAGCGTTCTCCTTCAAGACTTTTCGCGATAATTCCCTTTCCTGGCCGGTTAAACTGCGCAATGCTATGCTGGGCGTGGCCGGGTACGGCATCGGCAGCAATTGTACGTTCGAAACGTTTGTCAAACTGAGTCAGGAAACGATTGGTATTTTCGGCGCGTGTCTGAGTACTCTTTTTGTTTCCGTCCTGGTAGCCATTTATATGCACCGTCATACTTTTGCCAATCTCTTAAGCAGCATTATGGGCTGCATGCCCGGCGGTATGACGCAGATGACGCTCCTCATGGAAGAGTACCGGGATGCTGACGAAAATGTCGTTGTTGTGTCACAGTGTCTGCGGCTTTTCGTCGTTGAGGTGAGTGTGCCTTTCCTTGCCATTAACCTGTTTGGCGGGACAATTACGAAAGCCGCTTCCATGGGGCTTGCCGCGACGGCAGTTTCTGATTTTATGAAGGTCTTTCATACGGGCTGGCTCGTGATGATTCCCCTGGCTGTTGCCGGTCAGTTCATTGCCAAAAAGATTCATATGCCGACAGGAAATCTGCTGGGTCCGATTCTTCTTACGGCCATCTTTGCTACATTTTTCGGTCATACGCCTCCTGTGCCGCCGCCTGTCATGGCGTTTGCACAGCTGAATATCGGGCTTTACATCGGCATGATGCTGGGCCGTGAGAAACTGCTTCGGACGCGTGTTCTCATTCCGAACGTGCTGATTGGTTCGGTGCTTATGGTCGCAACGAGTGCAGCCGTGGCTGTCATCATTTCAAGACTTTATCATTTTTCCTCCATTACAGCGTTTCTGGCAGTGGCACCCGGAGGCATTACGGAGATGTGCCTTGCCGGACTGGAGATGAATCAGAATGTTGCAATCATCCTGACGTATCAGTTGATCCGTGTGCTGATGCTCAATTTTGCCGTCCCATTTGCGATTCGTCATTATTTCGGGAAAGAAGCTACGGGCTAG
- a CDS encoding MetQ/NlpA family ABC transporter substrate-binding protein produces the protein MRNKLRIFVTGALIAASCLSILGCGSSSADKSAGAKKEIKVGVTAGPHAEVMEEVAKEAAKQGITIKVVEFNDFVQPDKALSDKDLDMNSYQHQPYLDNIVKKQGLKLKSIGKTILMPMAVYSHKYKSLKDVEDGAKVTIPNDPTNGARGLLLIQQAGLIKLKNGDSIEATPADIVENPKHLQFIELDAAQIARSLDDSDVACVNTNYAIPAGLNPVKDSLLVESKESPYACVLAVREGDENNEDYKKVLAVYQSDPIKKFVQDHFKGTIVPAF, from the coding sequence ATGAGAAACAAACTGAGAATCTTCGTCACGGGTGCTTTGATCGCTGCTTCCTGCCTTTCCATTCTGGGATGCGGTTCTTCCTCTGCAGATAAGAGTGCAGGAGCCAAGAAGGAAATCAAGGTCGGCGTAACCGCCGGTCCTCACGCAGAAGTCATGGAAGAAGTGGCCAAGGAAGCCGCTAAGCAGGGCATCACGATTAAAGTCGTTGAATTTAACGATTTTGTTCAGCCCGATAAGGCTCTTTCCGATAAGGACCTCGACATGAACTCTTACCAGCATCAGCCTTATCTTGACAACATTGTCAAAAAACAGGGTCTCAAGCTGAAATCCATCGGCAAGACCATTTTGATGCCGATGGCTGTATATTCCCACAAATATAAATCCCTGAAGGACGTCGAAGACGGTGCCAAGGTTACGATTCCTAACGATCCGACCAACGGGGCCCGCGGTCTTCTCCTGATTCAGCAAGCCGGGCTGATTAAATTGAAGAATGGCGATTCCATCGAAGCTACGCCGGCCGATATCGTAGAAAATCCGAAACATCTGCAGTTCATCGAACTGGATGCCGCTCAGATTGCCCGCAGCCTGGATGATTCCGATGTGGCCTGTGTCAACACCAACTATGCCATTCCTGCCGGCCTGAACCCGGTGAAGGATTCTCTCCTGGTAGAATCCAAGGAATCTCCGTACGCCTGCGTCCTGGCCGTCCGTGAAGGCGATGAAAACAACGAAGATTATAAAAAAGTGCTTGCTGTTTACCAATCCGACCCGATCAAGAAATTTGTCCAGGATCATTTCAAGGGAACCATTGTTCCTGCATTCTAA
- a CDS encoding FAD-binding oxidoreductase, which produces MKTYQPVTDEVVEKLKAIVGPSHVKTDKDILVQYQTDYETNPAMFHMPEAAVIPGNAEEIAAIVKLANEYDFPITVRSGGTSLADGAIPVCGGIVLSMERLNKILELNEEGMYMTVEAGVRTIDLQKEAHKHGLLYAGDPSSAESCMIGANLATNAGGLEAVRYGVTRDQVYCLEMVSPTGEIVQCGSILKKCSTGYDLEQLIIGSEGTLGIITKVTVKLVPLPPYRFDVLAIYTDPHKALHMVPKLLKAGINPTSVEYMDNSYVRGCADYCKYDNMPHYEDGIYVIITVETFREDELDSKMETVSDICEESGAVDVLEADERVWNMRRSCQPSCELISKVFLTDDVVVPVHKIASTIEKIMEISENYPFQAKINAHIGDGNMHIVLCKTNMTDEEWEKNVEEFHQQVYAYAYSVGGRLAGEHGIGAKKLRYMEEFTPSSELNVMKTIKRAMDPKLILNPGKVIDA; this is translated from the coding sequence ATGAAAACGTATCAACCAGTAACGGATGAAGTGGTCGAAAAGCTTAAGGCCATTGTCGGTCCCAGCCATGTAAAAACTGACAAGGATATCCTCGTGCAGTATCAGACGGATTATGAAACCAATCCGGCGATGTTTCACATGCCTGAGGCGGCCGTCATTCCGGGAAATGCCGAAGAAATTGCGGCGATTGTCAAACTCGCTAATGAGTATGATTTCCCGATTACGGTTCGCAGCGGCGGTACGAGCCTGGCAGACGGTGCGATTCCGGTCTGCGGCGGTATCGTTCTCAGCATGGAACGGCTCAATAAGATTCTGGAGCTGAACGAGGAAGGCATGTACATGACGGTGGAAGCCGGTGTCCGTACGATTGACCTGCAGAAGGAAGCCCACAAACACGGCCTTCTGTATGCAGGCGACCCTTCCAGTGCGGAAAGCTGCATGATTGGAGCCAATCTGGCTACGAATGCAGGTGGCCTGGAAGCCGTTCGTTACGGGGTGACGCGTGACCAGGTTTATTGCCTGGAAATGGTTTCACCGACCGGTGAAATCGTACAGTGCGGCAGCATCCTGAAAAAGTGTTCTACCGGTTATGATCTGGAGCAGCTCATCATAGGCAGCGAAGGGACGCTCGGCATCATTACGAAAGTGACGGTCAAATTGGTGCCACTGCCTCCGTACCGCTTTGATGTGCTGGCAATCTACACGGATCCTCATAAGGCCCTCCACATGGTGCCGAAGCTGCTCAAGGCCGGAATCAATCCGACGAGCGTGGAATATATGGATAATTCCTATGTTCGTGGTTGCGCAGATTACTGTAAATATGATAATATGCCTCATTATGAGGATGGTATTTACGTCATCATTACAGTGGAAACTTTCCGGGAAGACGAGCTCGACAGCAAGATGGAAACGGTCAGTGACATCTGTGAAGAATCGGGTGCCGTTGATGTCCTCGAAGCAGATGAACGCGTCTGGAACATGCGCCGCAGCTGCCAGCCTTCGTGCGAACTCATCAGCAAGGTATTCCTGACAGATGATGTCGTGGTACCGGTTCATAAGATTGCTTCCACTATAGAAAAAATTATGGAAATCAGTGAAAATTATCCCTTCCAGGCTAAAATCAATGCCCATATCGGCGACGGCAACATGCATATTGTATTGTGCAAGACCAATATGACCGATGAGGAATGGGAAAAGAACGTCGAGGAATTCCATCAGCAGGTATATGCTTATGCGTATTCCGTCGGTGGCAGACTGGCCGGGGAACATGGCATTGGCGCCAAGAAACTGAGATATATGGAAGAATTTACGCCGAGCAGCGAACTCAATGTCATGAAGACCATTAAGCGCGCCATGGATCCGAAACTGATCCTGAACCCGGGCAAAGTCATTGATGCATAG
- a CDS encoding MetQ/NlpA family ABC transporter substrate-binding protein — translation MKKLIACFLAVLALAGLTAGCGGDNKDSKAASGDKKAVLKVGATPVPHAEILNHIKDALAKDGVDLQVVEFTDYVKPNLSLNDKELDANFFQHEPYLKKFCEDRKLNLVALCKVHIEPMGVYSKRIKDIKDVKDGAVVAIPNDPTNGGRALNILEKAGLIKLKEGIGIAATVNDVTENPKNIKIQEAEAAMLPRTLDDVDLAVINSNFALEAKLNPTKDAIFIEPKDSPYANVIAVRKGDENRPEIQKLKKALLTDDVKKFIEEKYKGSIVPAF, via the coding sequence ATGAAAAAATTGATTGCATGCTTTTTGGCAGTGCTCGCCCTTGCTGGTCTCACGGCCGGCTGCGGCGGCGACAACAAGGATTCGAAGGCTGCCAGCGGGGACAAGAAAGCAGTCCTGAAAGTCGGTGCAACACCGGTACCGCACGCGGAAATCCTGAACCACATCAAAGATGCCCTGGCTAAAGACGGCGTGGATCTGCAGGTCGTGGAATTCACCGATTATGTGAAGCCGAACCTGAGCCTGAACGACAAGGAACTGGATGCCAACTTCTTCCAGCATGAACCGTATCTGAAGAAGTTCTGTGAAGATCGGAAACTGAACCTCGTCGCTCTGTGCAAGGTACATATCGAACCGATGGGTGTATATTCCAAGCGCATCAAAGATATTAAAGATGTCAAGGATGGCGCTGTAGTGGCTATTCCTAACGATCCGACCAACGGCGGACGTGCTCTCAACATTCTTGAAAAAGCCGGCCTGATTAAACTGAAGGAAGGTATTGGCATCGCTGCTACGGTAAATGATGTGACCGAAAATCCGAAGAACATCAAGATTCAGGAAGCTGAAGCTGCTATGCTGCCGCGTACCCTGGACGATGTTGACCTTGCCGTCATCAACTCCAACTTTGCACTGGAAGCAAAGCTGAACCCGACCAAGGATGCAATCTTCATCGAACCGAAAGATTCTCCTTATGCTAACGTCATCGCTGTCAGAAAAGGCGATGAAAACCGTCCTGAAATCCAAAAGCTGAAAAAAGCGCTGCTGACTGACGACGTAAAGAAGTTCATTGAAGAAAAATACAAAGGATCCATTGTTCCTGCATTTTGA
- a CDS encoding macro domain-containing protein: MPFTILRQDITQMKVDAIVNSANKDLSMGGGTCGSIFKAAGTKALQEACAKLGPIRIGDAVITPGFHLPAKYIIHTAGPVYNRLHSAQCEKALRSAYEAALQLALRQHLKSIAFPLISTGLFGYPKAEALQIAVSEIKQFLELYEMDVYLVIYDKDSFIISESLMGDVQSFIDEHYVKTHEPPLNRRRDIEINALMIENRGLDVTHETGALPEDKSLLEQLEHLDEPFNQALLRLIDQKKMKDSDVYKKANIDRKLFSKIRKGKGYMPSKKTILALAVALELTLPETDALLAKAGYTLSDSIKFDVILQYFIVNRNYDIFTINEVLFKFDQPLLGNVG; this comes from the coding sequence GTGCCGTTTACCATCCTTAGACAAGATATTACACAGATGAAAGTCGACGCCATTGTGAATTCGGCCAATAAAGATCTTTCCATGGGCGGCGGTACCTGCGGCAGCATCTTTAAGGCTGCCGGTACCAAGGCACTCCAGGAAGCCTGCGCTAAGTTGGGACCTATTCGTATCGGAGATGCCGTCATCACACCGGGATTTCATTTGCCGGCAAAATATATTATTCATACGGCAGGGCCTGTGTACAACCGGCTTCATTCCGCTCAGTGTGAAAAAGCGCTCCGGTCCGCCTATGAAGCTGCGCTTCAGCTTGCACTGAGGCAGCATCTGAAGAGCATTGCGTTTCCGCTGATTTCAACTGGTCTTTTCGGATATCCTAAGGCGGAGGCGCTGCAGATTGCTGTATCTGAAATCAAGCAGTTCCTTGAGCTCTATGAGATGGATGTCTATTTAGTCATTTATGATAAGGATTCCTTTATTATCAGTGAGTCTCTCATGGGTGATGTTCAGAGCTTCATCGATGAGCATTATGTGAAGACGCACGAGCCTCCGCTCAATCGTCGCCGGGATATCGAAATCAACGCATTGATGATTGAAAATCGAGGGCTGGATGTCACTCACGAAACCGGAGCACTTCCTGAGGATAAGAGTCTCCTGGAACAGCTTGAACATCTAGATGAGCCCTTTAACCAGGCTCTCCTGCGCCTGATTGATCAGAAAAAAATGAAAGATTCCGATGTCTATAAGAAAGCAAATATTGACCGCAAACTTTTTTCCAAGATTCGCAAGGGAAAAGGGTATATGCCGAGCAAAAAGACCATTCTGGCACTTGCTGTCGCACTGGAACTTACGCTTCCCGAAACGGATGCACTGCTCGCAAAGGCAGGATATACGCTCTCTGACAGCATCAAATTTGACGTGATTTTGCAGTATTTTATCGTAAACCGGAACTATGATATTTTTACCATCAATGAGGTATTGTTTAAGTTTGACCAGCCATTGTTGGGAAATGTAGGGTAA
- a CDS encoding substrate-binding domain-containing protein produces the protein MKKDSELTKKDMLTPEDLIDKPLILSEQSIRNGTIEKWFHKNLSNLTITGTYSLINNGIKMVLGGMGNVLTFKDLSPINPDELIFRPLSPQLTEPSYLIWKKYRYLSAPARLFLQEFKKRLGENE, from the coding sequence ATGAAGAAAGATAGCGAACTTACCAAAAAAGATATGCTTACACCGGAAGACCTCATCGATAAACCTCTTATCCTCTCAGAACAATCAATCCGCAATGGAACGATTGAAAAATGGTTTCACAAAAATCTTTCCAATTTGACAATTACGGGAACATACTCCCTCATCAATAACGGAATCAAAATGGTTCTGGGCGGTATGGGGAATGTTCTTACCTTTAAAGATTTATCTCCGATAAATCCAGATGAACTTATTTTTCGTCCCCTTTCACCGCAGCTTACCGAGCCGAGTTATCTTATCTGGAAAAAGTACCGTTATCTCTCGGCTCCTGCCCGCCTCTTTTTACAGGAATTTAAAAAGAGACTCGGAGAAAATGAATAA
- a CDS encoding VWA domain-containing protein, which translates to MSNKTELVFILDKSGSMGGLESDTIGGYNTMLEKQKKVDGTCTVTTVLFNQSNQILHDRIDIRAIEPLTEKDYTVGGGTALLDAIGTTIHKISAVQKHTAKDYRADNVLFVIITDGMENSSCEYSPHRIRKMIKERQEKYGWEFIFLGANIDAEETAEGFGIKADHAADYQGDSVGTKLNYEVMSDTVASFRETGSLDVKTLDRIRSYKGKVEK; encoded by the coding sequence ATGAGCAACAAGACTGAATTGGTTTTTATCCTCGACAAATCCGGGTCCATGGGTGGTTTGGAATCTGACACGATTGGCGGCTACAATACGATGCTTGAGAAGCAGAAAAAAGTTGATGGCACCTGCACGGTGACGACGGTACTCTTTAACCAGTCGAACCAAATTTTGCATGACCGCATCGATATCAGAGCTATCGAACCGCTGACAGAAAAGGATTATACCGTGGGCGGCGGTACGGCGCTCCTTGACGCCATCGGAACGACGATTCACAAAATCAGTGCCGTGCAAAAGCACACAGCAAAAGACTATCGTGCGGATAACGTGCTTTTTGTCATCATTACTGACGGAATGGAAAATTCCAGTTGTGAATATTCACCGCACCGCATTCGGAAGATGATCAAGGAACGACAGGAAAAGTACGGCTGGGAATTTATCTTCCTCGGTGCCAATATTGATGCCGAGGAGACGGCTGAAGGCTTTGGCATCAAGGCAGACCATGCCGCCGATTATCAGGGAGACAGCGTGGGAACAAAATTAAACTATGAGGTCATGAGTGATACAGTTGCGTCCTTCAGGGAAACCGGATCGCTCGATGTAAAAACGCTGGATAGAATCCGCAGCTACAAGGGAAAAGTGGAGAAATAA